A single Gambusia affinis linkage group LG22, SWU_Gaff_1.0, whole genome shotgun sequence DNA region contains:
- the LOC122825178 gene encoding nuclear receptor coactivator 7 isoform X3, which produces MEKKKPPGTVEFIVGPDDSINSIALKFNITPNKLVQLNKLFARSVYPGQKLFVPDVSQTETDPKSLAASDASFANCVSDKPLQDCTQSCRSAKSIRREFSPNSEDESPATVKFIKMSCKYFTDGMGVVGGVLIVTPNNIMFDPHKSDPLVIENGCEEYGLICPMEEVVSVALYDDVSRMQLKDALPSDLPQDLCPVYRPGEWEQLPSERDLNPFSRYEALVPKQPIFLDDIESTLSETVSTEGEQTEKSPSDEGFTDLEPTINWNTAETQGSSSTTHCRDNYEHVGPNCLNLQEPRDYSALSRAKGRLDDEEDEGVAQNSSIEDGVSVLSALETEKQGSLQIKPLSQQVAETKDTHPEGAEELLNRVEDKTLRRLSLQEASEVERRSPDRLAEGDRVSEEVRQKKNQESEMRSWLLKRMQVPIADMLLPSEEKSKNPPMFLCFKVGKPMRKSFTTSMTSSPAPSVRIRERQPEYWFAVPQERVDSLYSFFVQWSPDVYGKEAREQGFVVVEKDELDMIDNFFSDPASCSWEIITIDEAKRRQSFSSCDRDSTVDALPMLIDNSDLLQDTHIEKLACRLPARVQGYLWRLVYSTEKHGTSLKTLYRNLLDVDSPVLLVVKDMDEQIFGAFSTHPFRVSEHFYGTGETFLYSFCPEIKVYRWTGENSYFVKGNTDSLQMGGGGGHLGLWLDGELYRGTTTKCATFNNQPLSTQQDFNIHSLEVWTFE; this is translated from the exons atggagaaaaagaagcCCCCGGGAACAGTAGAGTTTATT GTGGGACCTGATGATTCTATCAACAGCATCGCACTTAAATTCAACATCACCCCAAACAAGCTGGTGCAGCTGAACAAGCTCTTCGCCCGCAGCGTCTACCCTGGCCAG AAGCTGTTTGTTCCCGATGTgagtcaaacagaaacagaccCGAAATCGCTGGCGGCTTCTGACGCCTCTTTCGCTAACTGTGTTTCTGACAAGCCATTACAG GATTGCACTCAAAGCTGCCGGTCAGCGAAGTCCATCCGTCGAGAGTTCTCACCAAATTCTGAGGATGAGAGCCCGGCAACGGTTAAATTCATTAAGATGAGCTGCAAGTACTTCACCGATGGCATG GGTGTTGTGGGCGGTGTGTTAATTGTAACGCCCAACAACATCATGTTCGACCCTCACAAGTCGGACCCCTTGGTGATCGAGAACGGCTGTGAGGAGTACGGCCTCATCTGCCCCATGGAGGAGGTGGTCTCCGTGGCGCTGTACGACGACGTGTCGCGCATGCAGCTCAAAGACGCTTTGCCATC AGACCTACCCCAGGATCTGTGTCCTGTCTACAGGCCTGGTGAGTGGGAGCAGCTGCCATCGGAGCGGGACCTGAACCCCTTTAGTCGTTACGAGGCTCTGGTTCCAAAACAACCCATATTTTTGGATGACATTGAGTCTACCCTTTCTGAAACTG TGAGTACCGAGGGGGAACAGACAGAAAAGTCTCCATCGGATGAGGGATTTACCGATCTGGAGCCTACTATCAACTGGAACACCGCGGAGACACAGGGGAGCTCATCTACAACACACTGCAGAGACAATTATGAACATGTAGGACCAAATTGTCTCAACCTGCAGGAGCCCCGAGACTATTCAGCACTCAGTCGAGCTAAAGGGAGGCTGGATGATGAAGAGGACGAAGGTGTTGCTCAGAACAGCTCCATAGAGGACGGAGTGTCAGTCTTATCTGCCTTAGAGACCGAGAAACAGGGTAGCTTGCAGATTAAACCCTTGAGCCAGCAGGTAGCTGAAACCAAAGATACGCACCCCGAAGGCGCCGAAGAGCTGCTAAATAGAGTAGAAGATAAAACACTCAGGAGGCTGAGCCTGCAGGAGGCTTCAGAGGTAGAGAGAAGAAGCCCAGACAGACTAGCAGAGGGCGACAGAGTCAGTGAGGAGGTGAGACAAAAGAAGAACCAGGAATCTGAGATGAGGTCATGGCTGCTGAAGAGGATGCAGGTTCCAATAGCAG ACATGCTTTTACCATCGGAGGAGAAGAGCAAAAATCCACCCATGTTCCTGTGCTTCAAGGTTGGGAAGCCAATGAGGAAGTCCTTCACCACCAGCATGACCTCCAGTCCCGCGCCCTCAGTCAGAATCCGGGAGAGGCAGCCAGAATACTGGTTTGCTGTTCCTCAGGAGAG gGTGGACAGTCTCTACTCTTTTTTCGTCCAGTGGTCTCCTGATGTGTACGGGAAGGAAGCCCGTGAGCAGGGCTTTGTTGTGGTGGAGAAAGATGAGCTGGACATGATCGACAACTTCTTCAGTGACCCTGCGTCTTGCAGTTGGGAG ATCATCACCATTGACGAAGCCAAACGCAGGCAGAGCTTTAGCAGCTGTGACAGAGACTCTACGGTGGACGCTTTGCCCATGCTTATTGATAACAGTGATCTGCTCCAAGATACACACATTGAGAAG ctTGCCTGTCGCCTGCCAGCCCGCGTGCAGGGTTATCTATGGAGGCTGGTCTACAGCACTGAGAAACATGGCACCAGTCTGAAGACTCTGTACAGGAACTTGTTAGATGTCGACAGTCCCGTGCTGCTGGTTGTCAAAGATATGGATGAGCAA ATATTTGGAGCTTTTTCAACCCACCCCTTCAGAGTCAGTGAACATTTCTATGGCACTGGAGAGACATTCCTTTATAGCTTCTGTcctgaaattaaa GTGTACCGCTGGACGGGGGAGAATTCTTACTTTGTGAAAGGCAACACTGACTCTCTGCAGATGGGAGGAGGAGG CGGCCATCTGGGTCTCTGGCTGGACGGGGAGTTGTACCGAGGCACTACCACCAAATGCGCCACCTTCAACAATCAGCCACTTTCCACCCAGCAGGACTTCAACATCCACAGTCTAGAGGTGTGGACCTTTGAGTAG
- the LOC122825178 gene encoding nuclear receptor coactivator 7 isoform X1 — protein sequence MEKRDRKQGYFDRLKRRKQLKPTQPEKSQNEPNLAIMSSCDTDPNKKTDLLRVTDKPPAGDGCKSSNQAKMEKKKPPGTVEFIVGPDDSINSIALKFNITPNKLVQLNKLFARSVYPGQKLFVPDVSQTETDPKSLAASDASFANCVSDKPLQDCTQSCRSAKSIRREFSPNSEDESPATVKFIKMSCKYFTDGMGVVGGVLIVTPNNIMFDPHKSDPLVIENGCEEYGLICPMEEVVSVALYDDVSRMQLKDALPSDLPQDLCPVYRPGEWEQLPSERDLNPFSRYEALVPKQPIFLDDIESTLSETVSTEGEQTEKSPSDEGFTDLEPTINWNTAETQGSSSTTHCRDNYEHVGPNCLNLQEPRDYSALSRAKGRLDDEEDEGVAQNSSIEDGVSVLSALETEKQGSLQIKPLSQQVAETKDTHPEGAEELLNRVEDKTLRRLSLQEASEVERRSPDRLAEGDRVSEEVRQKKNQESEMRSWLLKRMQVPIADMLLPSEEKSKNPPMFLCFKVGKPMRKSFTTSMTSSPAPSVRIRERQPEYWFAVPQERVDSLYSFFVQWSPDVYGKEAREQGFVVVEKDELDMIDNFFSDPASCSWEIITIDEAKRRQSFSSCDRDSTVDALPMLIDNSDLLQDTHIEKLACRLPARVQGYLWRLVYSTEKHGTSLKTLYRNLLDVDSPVLLVVKDMDEQIFGAFSTHPFRVSEHFYGTGETFLYSFCPEIKVYRWTGENSYFVKGNTDSLQMGGGGGHLGLWLDGELYRGTTTKCATFNNQPLSTQQDFNIHSLEVWTFE from the exons AtggaaaaaagagacagaaagcagGGATATTTTGACAG GCTGAAAAGGCGAAAGCAGCTGAAGCCGACCCAACCAGAAAAGAGCCAGAATGAGCCGAATCTGGCAATCATGTCCTCCTGTGACACGGATCCCAACAAGAAGACGGATCTGCTCAGAGTAACGGATAAACCACCTGCAG GTGATGGTTGTAAAAGTAGCAATCAggcaaaaatggagaaaaagaagcCCCCGGGAACAGTAGAGTTTATT GTGGGACCTGATGATTCTATCAACAGCATCGCACTTAAATTCAACATCACCCCAAACAAGCTGGTGCAGCTGAACAAGCTCTTCGCCCGCAGCGTCTACCCTGGCCAG AAGCTGTTTGTTCCCGATGTgagtcaaacagaaacagaccCGAAATCGCTGGCGGCTTCTGACGCCTCTTTCGCTAACTGTGTTTCTGACAAGCCATTACAG GATTGCACTCAAAGCTGCCGGTCAGCGAAGTCCATCCGTCGAGAGTTCTCACCAAATTCTGAGGATGAGAGCCCGGCAACGGTTAAATTCATTAAGATGAGCTGCAAGTACTTCACCGATGGCATG GGTGTTGTGGGCGGTGTGTTAATTGTAACGCCCAACAACATCATGTTCGACCCTCACAAGTCGGACCCCTTGGTGATCGAGAACGGCTGTGAGGAGTACGGCCTCATCTGCCCCATGGAGGAGGTGGTCTCCGTGGCGCTGTACGACGACGTGTCGCGCATGCAGCTCAAAGACGCTTTGCCATC AGACCTACCCCAGGATCTGTGTCCTGTCTACAGGCCTGGTGAGTGGGAGCAGCTGCCATCGGAGCGGGACCTGAACCCCTTTAGTCGTTACGAGGCTCTGGTTCCAAAACAACCCATATTTTTGGATGACATTGAGTCTACCCTTTCTGAAACTG TGAGTACCGAGGGGGAACAGACAGAAAAGTCTCCATCGGATGAGGGATTTACCGATCTGGAGCCTACTATCAACTGGAACACCGCGGAGACACAGGGGAGCTCATCTACAACACACTGCAGAGACAATTATGAACATGTAGGACCAAATTGTCTCAACCTGCAGGAGCCCCGAGACTATTCAGCACTCAGTCGAGCTAAAGGGAGGCTGGATGATGAAGAGGACGAAGGTGTTGCTCAGAACAGCTCCATAGAGGACGGAGTGTCAGTCTTATCTGCCTTAGAGACCGAGAAACAGGGTAGCTTGCAGATTAAACCCTTGAGCCAGCAGGTAGCTGAAACCAAAGATACGCACCCCGAAGGCGCCGAAGAGCTGCTAAATAGAGTAGAAGATAAAACACTCAGGAGGCTGAGCCTGCAGGAGGCTTCAGAGGTAGAGAGAAGAAGCCCAGACAGACTAGCAGAGGGCGACAGAGTCAGTGAGGAGGTGAGACAAAAGAAGAACCAGGAATCTGAGATGAGGTCATGGCTGCTGAAGAGGATGCAGGTTCCAATAGCAG ACATGCTTTTACCATCGGAGGAGAAGAGCAAAAATCCACCCATGTTCCTGTGCTTCAAGGTTGGGAAGCCAATGAGGAAGTCCTTCACCACCAGCATGACCTCCAGTCCCGCGCCCTCAGTCAGAATCCGGGAGAGGCAGCCAGAATACTGGTTTGCTGTTCCTCAGGAGAG gGTGGACAGTCTCTACTCTTTTTTCGTCCAGTGGTCTCCTGATGTGTACGGGAAGGAAGCCCGTGAGCAGGGCTTTGTTGTGGTGGAGAAAGATGAGCTGGACATGATCGACAACTTCTTCAGTGACCCTGCGTCTTGCAGTTGGGAG ATCATCACCATTGACGAAGCCAAACGCAGGCAGAGCTTTAGCAGCTGTGACAGAGACTCTACGGTGGACGCTTTGCCCATGCTTATTGATAACAGTGATCTGCTCCAAGATACACACATTGAGAAG ctTGCCTGTCGCCTGCCAGCCCGCGTGCAGGGTTATCTATGGAGGCTGGTCTACAGCACTGAGAAACATGGCACCAGTCTGAAGACTCTGTACAGGAACTTGTTAGATGTCGACAGTCCCGTGCTGCTGGTTGTCAAAGATATGGATGAGCAA ATATTTGGAGCTTTTTCAACCCACCCCTTCAGAGTCAGTGAACATTTCTATGGCACTGGAGAGACATTCCTTTATAGCTTCTGTcctgaaattaaa GTGTACCGCTGGACGGGGGAGAATTCTTACTTTGTGAAAGGCAACACTGACTCTCTGCAGATGGGAGGAGGAGG CGGCCATCTGGGTCTCTGGCTGGACGGGGAGTTGTACCGAGGCACTACCACCAAATGCGCCACCTTCAACAATCAGCCACTTTCCACCCAGCAGGACTTCAACATCCACAGTCTAGAGGTGTGGACCTTTGAGTAG
- the LOC122825178 gene encoding nuclear receptor coactivator 7 isoform X2, with protein MEKRDRKQGYFDRLKRRKQLKPTQPEKSQNEPNLAIMSSCDTDPNKKTDLLRVTDKPPAGDGCKSSNQAKMEKKKPPGTVEFIVGPDDSINSIALKFNITPNKLVQLNKLFARSVYPGQKLFVPDVSQTETDPKSLAASDASFANCVSDKPLQDCTQSCRSAKSIRREFSPNSEDESPATVKFIKMSCKYFTDGMGVVGGVLIVTPNNIMFDPHKSDPLVIENGCEEYGLICPMEEVVSVALYDDVSRMQLKDALPSPGEWEQLPSERDLNPFSRYEALVPKQPIFLDDIESTLSETVSTEGEQTEKSPSDEGFTDLEPTINWNTAETQGSSSTTHCRDNYEHVGPNCLNLQEPRDYSALSRAKGRLDDEEDEGVAQNSSIEDGVSVLSALETEKQGSLQIKPLSQQVAETKDTHPEGAEELLNRVEDKTLRRLSLQEASEVERRSPDRLAEGDRVSEEVRQKKNQESEMRSWLLKRMQVPIADMLLPSEEKSKNPPMFLCFKVGKPMRKSFTTSMTSSPAPSVRIRERQPEYWFAVPQERVDSLYSFFVQWSPDVYGKEAREQGFVVVEKDELDMIDNFFSDPASCSWEIITIDEAKRRQSFSSCDRDSTVDALPMLIDNSDLLQDTHIEKLACRLPARVQGYLWRLVYSTEKHGTSLKTLYRNLLDVDSPVLLVVKDMDEQIFGAFSTHPFRVSEHFYGTGETFLYSFCPEIKVYRWTGENSYFVKGNTDSLQMGGGGGHLGLWLDGELYRGTTTKCATFNNQPLSTQQDFNIHSLEVWTFE; from the exons AtggaaaaaagagacagaaagcagGGATATTTTGACAG GCTGAAAAGGCGAAAGCAGCTGAAGCCGACCCAACCAGAAAAGAGCCAGAATGAGCCGAATCTGGCAATCATGTCCTCCTGTGACACGGATCCCAACAAGAAGACGGATCTGCTCAGAGTAACGGATAAACCACCTGCAG GTGATGGTTGTAAAAGTAGCAATCAggcaaaaatggagaaaaagaagcCCCCGGGAACAGTAGAGTTTATT GTGGGACCTGATGATTCTATCAACAGCATCGCACTTAAATTCAACATCACCCCAAACAAGCTGGTGCAGCTGAACAAGCTCTTCGCCCGCAGCGTCTACCCTGGCCAG AAGCTGTTTGTTCCCGATGTgagtcaaacagaaacagaccCGAAATCGCTGGCGGCTTCTGACGCCTCTTTCGCTAACTGTGTTTCTGACAAGCCATTACAG GATTGCACTCAAAGCTGCCGGTCAGCGAAGTCCATCCGTCGAGAGTTCTCACCAAATTCTGAGGATGAGAGCCCGGCAACGGTTAAATTCATTAAGATGAGCTGCAAGTACTTCACCGATGGCATG GGTGTTGTGGGCGGTGTGTTAATTGTAACGCCCAACAACATCATGTTCGACCCTCACAAGTCGGACCCCTTGGTGATCGAGAACGGCTGTGAGGAGTACGGCCTCATCTGCCCCATGGAGGAGGTGGTCTCCGTGGCGCTGTACGACGACGTGTCGCGCATGCAGCTCAAAGACGCTTTGCCATC GCCTGGTGAGTGGGAGCAGCTGCCATCGGAGCGGGACCTGAACCCCTTTAGTCGTTACGAGGCTCTGGTTCCAAAACAACCCATATTTTTGGATGACATTGAGTCTACCCTTTCTGAAACTG TGAGTACCGAGGGGGAACAGACAGAAAAGTCTCCATCGGATGAGGGATTTACCGATCTGGAGCCTACTATCAACTGGAACACCGCGGAGACACAGGGGAGCTCATCTACAACACACTGCAGAGACAATTATGAACATGTAGGACCAAATTGTCTCAACCTGCAGGAGCCCCGAGACTATTCAGCACTCAGTCGAGCTAAAGGGAGGCTGGATGATGAAGAGGACGAAGGTGTTGCTCAGAACAGCTCCATAGAGGACGGAGTGTCAGTCTTATCTGCCTTAGAGACCGAGAAACAGGGTAGCTTGCAGATTAAACCCTTGAGCCAGCAGGTAGCTGAAACCAAAGATACGCACCCCGAAGGCGCCGAAGAGCTGCTAAATAGAGTAGAAGATAAAACACTCAGGAGGCTGAGCCTGCAGGAGGCTTCAGAGGTAGAGAGAAGAAGCCCAGACAGACTAGCAGAGGGCGACAGAGTCAGTGAGGAGGTGAGACAAAAGAAGAACCAGGAATCTGAGATGAGGTCATGGCTGCTGAAGAGGATGCAGGTTCCAATAGCAG ACATGCTTTTACCATCGGAGGAGAAGAGCAAAAATCCACCCATGTTCCTGTGCTTCAAGGTTGGGAAGCCAATGAGGAAGTCCTTCACCACCAGCATGACCTCCAGTCCCGCGCCCTCAGTCAGAATCCGGGAGAGGCAGCCAGAATACTGGTTTGCTGTTCCTCAGGAGAG gGTGGACAGTCTCTACTCTTTTTTCGTCCAGTGGTCTCCTGATGTGTACGGGAAGGAAGCCCGTGAGCAGGGCTTTGTTGTGGTGGAGAAAGATGAGCTGGACATGATCGACAACTTCTTCAGTGACCCTGCGTCTTGCAGTTGGGAG ATCATCACCATTGACGAAGCCAAACGCAGGCAGAGCTTTAGCAGCTGTGACAGAGACTCTACGGTGGACGCTTTGCCCATGCTTATTGATAACAGTGATCTGCTCCAAGATACACACATTGAGAAG ctTGCCTGTCGCCTGCCAGCCCGCGTGCAGGGTTATCTATGGAGGCTGGTCTACAGCACTGAGAAACATGGCACCAGTCTGAAGACTCTGTACAGGAACTTGTTAGATGTCGACAGTCCCGTGCTGCTGGTTGTCAAAGATATGGATGAGCAA ATATTTGGAGCTTTTTCAACCCACCCCTTCAGAGTCAGTGAACATTTCTATGGCACTGGAGAGACATTCCTTTATAGCTTCTGTcctgaaattaaa GTGTACCGCTGGACGGGGGAGAATTCTTACTTTGTGAAAGGCAACACTGACTCTCTGCAGATGGGAGGAGGAGG CGGCCATCTGGGTCTCTGGCTGGACGGGGAGTTGTACCGAGGCACTACCACCAAATGCGCCACCTTCAACAATCAGCCACTTTCCACCCAGCAGGACTTCAACATCCACAGTCTAGAGGTGTGGACCTTTGAGTAG